Part of the Cercospora beticola chromosome 5, complete sequence genome is shown below.
AGCTCCATCGAGTTTGACAAGGACGATAAGGATACCCTCGATTTCGTTGCATCGGCCGCCAATCTGAGATCGCACGTATTCAGCATCCCAGTGAACAGCGAATGGGAAATCAAGCAGATGGCCGGCAACATCATTCCTGCTATCGCCACCTCAAATGCATTGACGGCATCGCTCTGTGTCCTGCAAGCTTTCAAAGTGATGAGGTCACAAACGCCCAAGCCACAAACGTTCCAATCGACAGCGAACAATCATGTTCCTGATACGGTGCCACCGAATACGAATGGCAACACTGGTCCGATCATGGGTGGCAGTAAAATGGTTTTCCTCAACTCGAAGAGCACCGACCGCATGATCACCACGGAACAACTACTTCCACCCCGGAAAGATTGTCCGGTGTGCTCGCCGGTCTATGCCAAATTAACGATCAGAAGCGGTGCGGATCCGAAAATGCAGAACCTGGTTGACGCATTGAGGAACAGCTCAAATTACGAAGATCTGTCAATAGTGTACAATGAGCAAGTCATCTACGACCCAGACCTCGAGGAGAATCTGGAGAAACCATTGTCGGAATTTGGTATCGATGGCAAGGGCATCAATTTCCTTACAGTGCAGGACGATGCCGATGAGCCAAAGGTGGACCTCGTCCTCAGTGTCAAGTTGAAGACAATagaaggcgatgatgatcTTGTGCTCTCGCCAAGTACGCTCGTGCTTCCGACAAAGCCGCCGAAGGCCATAGAACCGACGAATGGAGGAGTTGACGATGCTCCTGAACCTATGAATGCCAGCGCCGAGCTGCTTAACGGTAAACGCAAGCGCGAAGCCGAGGACGACATCGAGGCCCCcaacaagaaggcgaaggcgcaGTCACAGGCTGAAGCATacgtagtagaagacgaCGGCGCTATTCTACTCGATTGAGTCGAGTGATTCTCCAACTGAAGTACCCCCAGATTCGGTACTTCAGGCACTATGCGATTGTAGTATGCGACACGATACCCTCGGTGATGATTTGCATGGCGTAAGAGGCTATTCGCGATGCATGGAAGCGGCAGGCGTTTGGGTAAGGGAACACATCGGGAAAGAGGACCTGCGTATCTGAAGTGCTCAGATCGCCTCTCAGGTTGTCTTTTTTGCCCACTATCCTTTCGGCATTATGGCCAGATTTTCGGTTTGCTTCCGTGATCAGGCGCAAGGTGTGCGCAGCACAGTCCGCCACCTTGCCATTGATCCAGTTCAGGTTGAGCTGATGGATGTGTTAGTAGTGAAGAACAATGAAATCAAAACTTCGAGCACTGCCAGTTTCCAACTATCATCTTCTCAACCATCACGGTGCGCCACTTCCGTGCCACAGGAGATCTCTCAATACTCGCAGTCATTTGAGACAATGTCTCACCTCCGCCTAGCCCTGCGGCCTGCGCGTGGAGGATTTACACCAATGGTATGCCGTCCGCAGCGTGACCGAAGATCAACCAAGAGCAGAACACCCTTAGCACGTGCGTGCATCTTGCTTTCGCAGAACGTCACGGCTTGGAACTGCACGACTCCGATTCTCAAATCACCGAAGGCATCAGTTTAATACCTACAGGGCAAATACGAAAGTGCCACAGACGATGCCCTTATGCCACCTCACATCATCGATTGTTGGCAACCGCCTTCCCGCCATTCGTGGACTCCATCAACAGCGACGACATCGGCGCGTCCTCCGACCCCACCCCCAAAACACCGAAGAGGAGACGTCCATCTGCAGCCATACTCCGCTGTAAGATGTGACGACCGTCTAGACTCCACACCTCTTACCACTGTCACGACAACATTGCTACGACCTCCGAGTCCACCGCCAAAATACCGAAGAGGAGACGTTCACCTACGGCCAAACTCTATTGCCAAATGCGATGAAATCCTAGGCTCCACACCCATAACCAACACTCCAACAAGTACAACCACAACCTCCGGCGATTCTTCTTTTCGCTCCTCATATTACCGACCACGATCCGTGTACATTCCCTCGTCCACTTCAACACTcaccactgccaccaccgCTACTTCGTCTTCCGGAGGCCGACCATCTTCCTCTATCGCCAGTCCCACCGTACCACGTCGCGCCTCCCAGCATAACCCAGACTATAATTACAACATCGTCTCCGAGGCACTGCGACGTACCTACAGCAAAGCCAAATCTCACCGACAACAAACTGTACAGGAGAAATCCTCCGCTAAAAACCGCAACTCGGCGCATTTCGTCAACTCCTACAGCTCATTTCCTCGCTACCGTCGAGACAGCATGGATATCAAAGCACAATACATGGACGATAGATCatcttctcatcatcaccttcCAAGCGACAAGGCTTCTACACTCCTCTACGATCACGGAAATTCAGATGATGCTGCGCATGTCTATGATGCGGATCCAATGGCTCAACGCTCCGCCGCACCATACATCGTCGCGAGGAAATTCTTCAAACAGTATGATGTGCGAAGCACGAGTAACATGTCTGCGAAGAATTTGGAAATTTGCCAAAATGGAGTGCCGATCTTGCTCGTGAATACTAAGGTGCCGTTTTGGTGGGGTACGCCAAAGGTTGAGATTGTCAGGGCGCTTGGGAGGACAGGAGGTGGGAGAGGAGGGCCGGTCGTAGCGGTAGGTTCCATTATAATACCCGTTTAACAACTCGTCCTTGGTATTTGGCACTGACATTCGAGTGTGCGTTGCTTCTAGGCCGCCAAAGCCAAATCAGTCGGCAACGCAATCTACATCAACATCGGACATCCGCCCGATGCTGTTCCAGTGGAACAATGGCCGCAGCTTACGTATTCTTACTGGAATGACAAGGAATATTTCTTTGAATTCGAAGGGAGGAGATATGCTTGGAGAAGGTAACTTGTATCTTACCACATCATCTCTTTCGTTGATACTGACCTCCTTCCTCTATAGGGACGTGTCCGGCTTCGCCGACTATGTCAAAGACAATGGTGATTTCCAATTCGTCGATCTCGAGAATGGCACAGTCTTGGCGGCATTCATTAGATCGAATAAGAGTTTCAACAGAGATCTTGGGAAGATCGAAGTCTTGGTCGAGATGGATCAGAATTTGGAGCTGATGGCACTGATTGCGATCATGGCAATTGACgagcggagaaggagagcttTGCTCGGTGCTTCGGTTGCGGCGGGCGCAggaggtggtgctgctggttgAGTGAATAAGATAGAGGCTGATGTGGAAGGTCTGTACGATAAGTGGAGGAGGGTCggttgatgatgagagtTTCGTTTATGTGCAGTCGCGAGAGTATATACCCCAAGGAAGATTTTGATAAAGCACGATTTGGTCCGCCGCAATTGACGGTCCTCAATTGCTTCGCAGCAGGCCGTCAAAGTCCTCAAGGTGCCGATGTCTTGTAAATCTGATGTTTGCAGCATCTGACATAGCCATCGCGAGTCGAATTGTGTCAGCATTCGCGTGGGAGTTGCTCGAACATAATGTtaggctgcgctgcgctggccGGGTTACGTGCCGCTTTGCTTGATAAGCAGTAAATCTGCCGGCTTGGTCATGATAGTGATCAACCGCGGAAGGACAGTCTTTTGAAGTTGAATGGCGTGTCTACGAGCAGCcaagagaggagaggaggtgcAACTCGCTTGACCTGTGGATTAGTGATTGACGCCAGCGAATCGGAAGGGGGCGTGCAGATGCCGACAACGCTGCTCGCACCTCGTCGCAGTCGCTCCTGCCTCACCCGACCACGCGCCGATATGAGTGAATGGTTTGGGGAGCGCATATCGAGAGTGGAATGCGAACCTCCTCGCGACGATGCGGAGCACCTTGTTCAATGCCAGGAGGGAAGTCTCGCAGTCCAGGGCGCGAGAATCGACGGGAGTCCGAGGTCACATGGGCTGCACTTCTCGACTCTTCTGCGATGTCGCCTTCCTCGGCAACACTGGCGCTGACGGCTTCATGTGTCGGTCGATATGTCTAGCCGTATCTCCGCCACCTGCATGCTAATCAACCATCCCCATACATCTCCACactctcctcttcgcctaCGCAGACGCATACGTGTGAGACATGCTGTAGGACCATATATTGACCCAGTCGAGTACGGACACGACACCCATACGCATCCATCATGGCGAACCGATCTCGCACCCTCCCACTCGTCCCGCTCCCACACTCGTTAGTCCTCCTGCCGGGAGTGACTACACGTGTTCCTCTCCAGAACCGCGCAGACATCGCCGCCATCCTCGCCAAGCTCTATAGCACCGCTGCTACTCCACGCGCAGAGACCAGCAGTGTCACCGTTGGCTGTGTGCCACTCAACAGCCAGTTCCTCTCTCCCGATGGCAAACACTTCctcgaggagaaggatgcttcgaagcagaagatagAATCCGAGCCCACTAACGTACGAAAGAAGGATCTGTTCCAATATGGCACCATGGCTAGAGTCACGGGTGTGCAAGGACGGCGGGCCGGAGAGTTGACACTCGTTGTGGAAGGCATCACACGCTTCCACATTGACAAGGTTACGCAAGAGCGACCATACTTCGAAGCCAAAGTGACACTTCACGAGGAGCAGCGCGTGGCCGAGGATAACGAACAGATTCACAACATGTTTGCCAACCTCAAGCAACTCAGCAGGGAGCTCATCGCTCTGATTCGCCTCTCTGCCTTGCTACCACGAGGTCCCCAGATGACTCTCTCGCCCATCCTGGCCCGTCGTCTGGAGCTCTACATTGTGCGCAAGGATGTGCAGGAAGCCGGAGTGTTAGCGGACTTTATGACCAATATCATTGATTGCACACATGCGGATAAGCTACGCATCCTCTCCGCCACTGATGTGGGCGAGAGATTGGCTCGGATTACCGAGATCCTGCAGCGACAGATCACCACCATCCAAGGCAACAGCCGCATATTGTCAGTGACGACCCAGCAGAACCCGAGCCAGACGGGCGTCATCGATCTCGAGACACTCAACAGACTGAGGCAGGATCCACGCTTACGGCGCATGGGCAATGGACAAATCCCTCCCGTCGGAATGGGCCCAGGCATGGGAGGCGGACAAGGACAGGATGACGAGGTCAACGAGATtgaggagctgaagaagaagttggatGAAGCAGGCTTGAGTCCAGAAGCGAAAAAGGTGGCCGATCGCGAGTTGAAGAGGCTGGCGAAGATGAACCCGGCACAAGCAGAACACCAAGTCTGCAGAAATTACCTCGAGAACTTGGCCGAGATTCCATGGACCAAGATGACCGAAGATAATCTGGACACGAGCACAATGGCcaaagcgaagaagcagtTGGACGATGACCACTATGGGTTggagaaggtcaagaagaGACTGTTGGAATACCTGGCAGtgttgaagctgaagcaagcCGTCAACCAAGATTTGGACAAGCAGATTGAGCAGATTGCAAAGGCGATTGAACCGGCGAAAGAGCAAGCGTCAGCCGATGCAGCGATCAATGGCGATGAGGACGTGGCGCCATCAACGCAGCTCGTCAAGAAAGATGctgaggtgaagaaggagccaaGTCAAAAGGAGATCAGCTTGCTGAAGCACAAGAAGATGGTCGATAAATCGCCCATCCTACTCCTTGTTGGCCCTCCAGGTGTTGGAAAGACCTCGCTCGCCAAGTCCGTTGCCACAGCCCTGGGCCGACAATTCCACCGCATCTCGCTTGGTGGTGTCAGAGACGAGGCTGAGATTCGCGGCCATCGGAGAACATACGTCGCTGCCATGCCTGGACTGATCGTGAACGGCTTGAAGAAGGTCGGAGTTGCCAATCCTGTCTTCCTTCTTGACGAAATCGACAAGGTCGGCTCTGCCTCGAACCACGGCGATCCATCAGCTGCCATGTTGGAAGTGCTTGATCCGGAGCAGAACTCCACATTCGTGGACCACTATGTCAACATTCCTATCGATCTTAGCAAggtcctcttcatcgccacTGCCAACTCGCTCGACACCATTCCACCACCGCTACTTGATCGTATGGAGACCATCCAGCTCCCAGGATACACGACGCTTGAAAAGCGACACATCGCCAATCGACATCTCATTCCCAAGCAGATCACAACAAACGGCCTCAAGCTTGAGAATGTACTCATGAAGGATGAGGTCGTAGACAAGGTCATCACATCATACACACGTGAAGCAGGAGTGCGAAATCTGGAACGAGAAATTGGAACAGTATGTCGCTCCAAAGCTGTGCAGTACGCCGAAGCACGCGACACAAATACACTACCGGCCTACACACCTGTCGTCACAGTCGAGGATCTCGAAGACATGCTCGGCATCGAACGCtacgaagaagaaatcgcTGCTCGCTCCTCCCAACCCGGAGTCGTCACTGGTCTTGTGGCCTACAGCACCGGATCCCAAGGCAGCATTCTCTTCATTGAAGTCGCCGACATGCCCGGTGCTGGCGGCGTCAAACTCACAGGCAAGCTCGGCGATGTGCTGAAAGAATCCGTTGAAGTCGCCCTTTCATGGGTCAAGTCCCACGCGTACGAACTCGCTCTCACGGACAACCCGAACGAAGACATCATGAAAGCACGAAGTATCCACGTCCACTGCCCATCAGGTGCAATCCCCAAAGACGGACCTTCAGCCGGTCTCGCACATACCATTGCTCTCATCTCGCTCTTCAGCGGGAAGCGCGTCCCACCCACAATCGCCATGACAGGCGAAGTCGCGTTGCGAGGAAAAGTCATGCCTGTAGGCGGCATTAAAGAGAAACTTATTGGTGCGCTAAGAGCTGGTGTGAAGAAAGTCCTGCTACCGGTGCAGAATCGCAAGGACGTGAAGGATCTGCCGCAAGAGGTTTTGGATGGGTTGGAGATTGTCCATGTTGGACACATCTGGGAGGCTTTGCCGCAGATCTGGCCAGAGAGTGAGTGGCCTGGTCAGAGAGGCTGGACGGGTGCTGTTGAGAGTCGGTTGTAGGTTATATGAGGTATCTGATTTCTTCATTAAAGTTGTATTTAGCGTTGGGTGGGTGTAATGTTATCATCACTCTTTTCTCCGAATCTTGACTGTCCTGCCCTGTCCTGTCCTGTGCTGCTTTCCGTGTGTGCAGATCCAATGAGAGTGATGCACTCGATGATCCGTTCAGAGCTGGACCCAGCCGCGGTTTTTGTAAATCTCGTTCAGATCTTCGTGCATCATTTCTCGTTTCGTGTCACATCGCGTGCTACTTGCAAGTAAGTGACCTACCTCAAATGGTCCAATTCAGCCTGAATCTCTATCCTGTGATGCAAGTTCTAGATTGTTTGCTTTGCAAGCAGACTTTTGTACTGCAGTCTGGGGCGCAATCACTGCCAGCAGACTTTACCGGAATCTGCTGCCAAGCCCTTTGGTTCGTGGTCTGGCTGTTTGGAACGATATGCTTCGCCTGTGAGGAATGACTGCGACATGGCTTGCGCGATATTTGGCGGTTGCTCGGTCGCACTCTTACTACTGCGCTTTCGTTCCGAAGCTAGTTCGCAAAAGCCTTGGGCTTCACGCCTTCTTGTTGCTAGTATTAGACGCATAAGCTTCTATCAGTGTGTCAGAGTGTCCGGAGGGTGAAGAAAGTGGATATCTTTTCTGACAAGACGGCTGTGCGTCTCGTCAAGGCTTCTTCGCTCGCTCGTTTCGTTCGTGTTCGGTCTGTTCGGTCAGTGCACGTGGTAGTCTTTCGGTCCAACACTTTCCGTCTTGCTCATCACGCTTGCAGCGCGTTTGGCTCCCTGCATGTCCGGTAGTGTGATTGCTGGCCGCAGGGCCGAATCGTGTCTCCAGAAATGATTTTCTTCCGGTTGTCCAGGTTCGCTGAAATGGAGGAACGAGATCAATGCTTCGCAACGTGCACCGAATAAAGGTTCTAGTGACGAAAATCGTGGTTCCGAGTGTCTGTCATGGAAATAGTGTGTCGCAAAGCAACCTGCTCTCGTTGAGGCGTTCCTGGTCGCAGTGGTAGAACTGGTTGAGAAGCCATAATGTACGAATGGCCCGACACCAGCTGGCCCGCGTCAACTGTCCTCCGGAAGCGATCGGCGCCGAATATGTGGTTGCCTTTCGTCCAGCCGATGATGCGTGTTATGCTTGTACCTTGTCAGAGGATTTCAGCTGTCAGTTCGTCGTGCACAGCTACTGGTACCGATGCACGTCCGCCAGCTCGTCAGCCTCCAATGTGTGAGTTCCGGCACGAAAGCTGTGTTCGCCCCGCAGAACACGTACTTGCTCTTTACTTGGATGAAGATCATCACAATAGTCAACGTTCATTACTTGATAGCTCGCATCCTTGAGGTCCAGCTTGGACCAAAGATTTCGAAGCTCTTATCGATACTGGCCTTTCTCCGCACTCTGTGCCTGACATCTCATACGACACTCTCAGCGCTAGAAGCTAGCTGCAGCGGCTCAGCGGGCTGATTGACCTGCATTCTTGTCGGAGTGCGAGTTGCATGCAGGCTGAGAGCTCCAGTTGCCATGCTTCGGATTGTTCGTTCCGAAAGCTGGGGTTTCGATGGCGTCGATCTAGACCCCGAACGATCAAGACCCCAGATTCTTGTGGCTACGGCCACTACCGTCAATGTGTGCAGCACTCGAACCTAGTGTTCCACCATCTCATCATGCACAGCATTCCTTCGCATCCCATGCATTGTGCGTGCGGAGGTGTCTGGTACAATCGCGGGGAAAGCTGCTTGAAAATTGGAGATCGCAGCAAAATAGAAAAGCGATCATGAAATGCGGCGAAGATCGATGAAATAATGTGCGGCAAGCCATTGAAACTACAAGCAACATCGTTGCATTGCCTTACCTGGTGACTGGGCCTCGCCCTTGCTGGTATCAGCACGCGCAGCGGACAGCTCGCCGAGCGAACGCACGGAGAGCAGGTGTCGACATGGGAGCTCTACAGTACTGCCGACTGTGGCGCTGGCAAGATCCGCGCTTCTCGGCATTCTTGGTATCACGTCGAATGGAGTTCTCGACAGTTGCTCCGTGGCCTCAAAGCACTGTCAGAAAGAGGAATTGCGGCACTCTTTATGAGACATTCAGGTCTCTCGAGAGTGAAGTACTGGCGTCAGAGCAAATGAGAAGACGCTGACTGCAGTCGCTGTGGCGGTAGAGGCAGATTGGCGAGTGCAAACACGAATCTGCTCTGTTGTGTTGCTGTGACCGACGTTCTCGGTCGCGTTCGCAGCATATAACTCTTCACTGTGTCGTGCAGTTGCACACTCCGTGTGTGATCGGTCTCGTGCTGTAATCGTAATATGGTACGACCTCGTGCCACTTCATTACTCGCCATCCAACTTGCAAGATGTTGTTCTGCTTCGGCATAGTTCCGGGAACCAAATTGTCTCAGGTGTAACGGGACGCTCAAAGTAGCGACAAGCACACGTGGGCGCAGACAAGGTGGACTGGAGTGCCTTCGTGGGCAGGAAGATGTTGAGTCGTGGTGCTACGTGGCTCGCGGGGCAGGAAATGTTGCTTCGTTTGCACTGCGTTCAAATTCCATGCGCTGATCGGCCTGTGCTTCGAATGCGTGACTGTTTTGCCATCGCCATTAAGGTGCCCACCTTGATGTCCAGACCAGCTGCGACTCAAATAAAAGACGTTGTCTCCCGACGCGACAGCAGTTGATTCATCAATTTGCTTGTTTCCATGTTTCTATGCCGAGACATTGACATGGCAGCCGTTCCCATTGCGTGAAAGTGTTGCTCTGGCTCGTCATGCAGAGCAACGACGAAGGAAGATCCACGAATACGGCCGCATAGGATTCTGATGACTTGGACATGCTGGTCGATGGGAGAAGATGTTCATCTTTTCCACAGACCCGAGGATTGAAGCGTTCTGGTCCGACACATTTGCTCACTGCGTGGACGGAACAATGGATATTGCTGACTTGCGACGTTCAGAAGCGCCAAGGGACAGCCGTGTAACCGCGACAACAATTGGCCAGCACCGCCGCATCTTGGTGCAATAGCAGGGCCGGACGAGAAGCTTAACAACAGCTTTACCGAATGCGGAACAGCCACAGTGAAGAGCTATCAGAGCTCCCCTTGTCAGCTCTAGTCAGGCTAAGAACCTTGAGGTCCGGCTGCAGACGCCGACTCCACAAGCGGTCGACCGAGATCATGGAGGGCCAGTACTTGCTCGTTCTGCGCCGCATGATCCTGCCTACGGTGGACGATGTTTGTAGCTGAATCCGAGACCAAAACCACATTTTGCCCCGCAAGGTTTCTGAAGATTGTTTCAAGCCTCCATGTTCCGTCAGGCCGAGGAACGTCCAACAGCAACGCTCTGCATGGCGGTGGTCCGACTCTGCATCCAATGCCCGGCTTAATCACTCCACTATTGATCGGCGCACCGCTCGTAGATCTGCCAATGCAGTTTGGCGCAAGACTTCTGGGCGGCCTGGGGAGCGGACATCTGGCTTCCCGTGCAAGCCCTGCGGACGGAAAGATCCTTGGGACCTTGGGGCAATCCGCAACCCCGTCTAGACTCATGCCGTTTCCAGGATGGCTTGCGTGGTGAGTGGGTGTTCAATGCATCGACCATCTGTCCGACAGGCACGAGCACCAATGCCCCTCCTTTCAAGCGTGCGACAGATGTGGGGCTCAAGGCATCGAGTGCGCGTCCCACCAGAAGCCAGAGACATGATAAGTAGGCCTACCGGCCCTCGATCGTAGTCCTCTCAACATTCAGCCAGCCCCAATCCGCAGCACAGTACACCTCTTCAAAACTCGTATCCACATTCATCCTTTGCTACCACATATTACCGCAAACATGGCTCCTCAAATCCCAGAAATGCAATGGGCCCAGGTCATTGAGAAGACTGGCGGTCCTGTTGAGTACAAGCAAATTCCCGTCCAGAAGCCAGGACCAGATGAGATTCTCGTCAATATCAAGTATTCCGGTGTATGTCACACCGACTTGCACGCTGTGAATGGAGACTGGCCACTTCCAACCAAGCTTCCACTTGTTGGCGGACACGAAGGTGCTGGCGAAGTCGTGGCCATGGGCGAACTCGTCCACGACTGGCAGATGTAAGTGCAACTCGGAAGTGGGCATGGACCAGCCTCACTGACGTCTCAAACAGTGGCGACTATGCTGGTGTCAAGTGGATTAACGGATCTTGCTTGTCTTGCGACTTCTGCCAGACCTCTGACGAACCTCTGTGCGGCAAGGCCCTCTTGTCTGGCTACACCGTCGATGGCTCCTTCCAGCAATACTGCATTGCCAAGGCAGCACACGCAGCTCGCATTCCAAAGGAGTGTGACCTTGCCGCGATCTCTCCCGTGCTGTGCGCCGGTATCACCGTCTACAAGGGACTGAAGGAGTCAGGAGCCAGGCCAGGTCAGACTGTCGCCATTGTAGGTGCCGGTGGTGGTCTCGGTTCGCTCGCACAACAATACGCCCGCGCTATGGGCCTGAGGACTATTGCCATCGACAGTGGTgatgagaagaggaagatgtgCTTGGAGCAGCTCGGCTCCTACGCATTCGTCGACTTCGCCAAGAGCCAGAACGTCGTCAAGGATGTGCAGGCTGCTACCGAAGACGGTCTTGGCCCACACGCCGTCATCCTTGTCGCAGTAAACGAGAAGCCATTCCAGCAAGCCGCCGAGGTGAGTGCATGCCACATGAATGATACCTGTCCAGCTTTACTGACCCGTGATCCAGTACGTCCGACCTCGTGGTACAGTCATCTGCATTGGTCTACCAGCCGGTGCTTATCTGCGCGCACCCGTGTTCGAGTCTGTCATCAAGATGGTCACCATCAAGGGCTCCTATGTCGGTAACCGCAAGGACAGCTCAGAGGCCATCGAATTCTTCCGCCGCGGCGTCATCAAGGCACCATTCAAGATTGTTGGTATGTCCGAGCTCCAGAAGGTGTACGATCTTATGCACGCGGGTCAGATCGCAGGCCGATATGTCTTGGACACTTCGAAGTAGATTAATATACCGGTCTGCCTGTACATAGCTGCTGAGTCGAAAAGAACAATGAATATTTTAGCGATGTTTACGTTTGATCCAAGGGTTGTGTGAGAAGGAAGTTGAGCGAGGTGGGTGCAAGATCAGAAGAGGTGTGTCTCTGCCTTTTGTGACGATGCGAACTCAAGACATGATGTTTGCGGCTCCGGCGAGCTATGGGGTCGAAAGTGCAGCGGTGTCCGCCGGCTCGCTTCATTCTGCTCATTATCGTTCGTGCCTTCCTGGAGCCGCCGAGGTCCAAACTACATTGAGTAAGTGCCGAGCGACAATTTTCTCAGATGGAAGGTCAGGCGAGCGAAATGTGTGTCCCGTCGGGAAGGTCAGGAAGTCGAGTCGACGACCTTTTCAAGCATCGCACGACTGCGCGAAATTGTGTACTCTCGAACTTGAAGGTCTGTattgctgcagaagaggctCGATCGGGCCATTCCCTGAGGAAAAGGCACCATCTTTGCTCCACATTTTGCCACCGTCCACGCAGGAATCTGCTGATAGTAGCTAATCAGGGAGAGGAGAGTCCTCTCATTGTTCACAGCAGACCGTTCTGAAGCTGTGGATCGTCGACCTGACCTGCGTTTAGAGCTGCTCTTTGTCAACAACAGCCAGCTCTAGCTTGCCGGCTCCATCCAAGGTGGCATCGCTGGCTCTAGTAATGCGATTGTTCCCTCCATGGTTTTGAAGTCATGGTCCAGAGGTGCCGATTATCCTACGACGCAGCGACCTTTTGCTAGCAGCAGTCCAAGCTACCTCCGATGTGAAAATTGCGGGTGCCCTCTTCGTGCTCGCCTCGATCTTGCCATTCGCGTCGCCGGTTTCGCTGAAGCCGACTTCACTCATGGGAGCGCCGCGGG
Proteins encoded:
- a CDS encoding uncharacterized protein (MEROPS:MER0003443), which gives rise to MANRSRTLPLVPLPHSLVLLPGVTTRVPLQNRADIAAILAKLYSTAATPRAETSSVTVGCVPLNSQFLSPDGKHFLEEKDASKQKIESEPTNVRKKDLFQYGTMARVTGVQGRRAGELTLVVEGITRFHIDKVTQERPYFEAKVTLHEEQRVAEDNEQIHNMFANLKQLSRELIALIRLSALLPRGPQMTLSPILARRLELYIVRKDVQEAGVLADFMTNIIDCTHADKLRILSATDVGERLARITEILQRQITTIQGNSRILSVTTQQNPSQTGVIDLETLNRLRQDPRLRRMGNGQIPPVGMGPGMGGGQGQDDEVNEIEELKKKLDEAGLSPEAKKVADRELKRLAKMNPAQAEHQVCRNYLENLAEIPWTKMTEDNLDTSTMAKAKKQLDDDHYGLEKVKKRLLEYLAVLKLKQAVNQDLDKQIEQIAKAIEPAKEQASADAAINGDEDVAPSTQLVKKDAEVKKEPSQKEISLLKHKKMVDKSPILLLVGPPGVGKTSLAKSVATALGRQFHRISLGGVRDEAEIRGHRRTYVAAMPGLIVNGLKKVGVANPVFLLDEIDKVGSASNHGDPSAAMLEVLDPEQNSTFVDHYVNIPIDLSKVLFIATANSLDTIPPPLLDRMETIQLPGYTTLEKRHIANRHLIPKQITTNGLKLENVLMKDEVVDKVITSYTREAGVRNLEREIGTVCRSKAVQYAEARDTNTLPAYTPVVTVEDLEDMLGIERYEEEIAARSSQPGVVTGLVAYSTGSQGSILFIEVADMPGAGGVKLTGKLGDVLKESVEVALSWVKSHAYELALTDNPNEDIMKARSIHVHCPSGAIPKDGPSAGLAHTIALISLFSGKRVPPTIAMTGEVALRGKVMPVGGIKEKLIGALRAGVKKVLLPVQNRKDVKDLPQEVLDGLEIVHVGHIWEALPQIWPESEWPGQRGWTGAVESRL
- the ADH1 gene encoding Alcohol dehydrogenase, which codes for MAPQIPEMQWAQVIEKTGGPVEYKQIPVQKPGPDEILVNIKYSGVCHTDLHAVNGDWPLPTKLPLVGGHEGAGEVVAMGELVHDWQIGDYAGVKWINGSCLSCDFCQTSDEPLCGKALLSGYTVDGSFQQYCIAKAAHAARIPKECDLAAISPVLCAGITVYKGLKESGARPGQTVAIVGAGGGLGSLAQQYARAMGLRTIAIDSGDEKRKMCLEQLGSYAFVDFAKSQNVVKDVQAATEDGLGPHAVILVAVNEKPFQQAAEYVRPRGTVICIGLPAGAYLRAPVFESVIKMVTIKGSYVGNRKDSSEAIEFFRRGVIKAPFKIVGMSELQKVYDLMHAGQIAGRYVLDTSK